Proteins from one Syngnathus scovelli strain Florida chromosome 9, RoL_Ssco_1.2, whole genome shotgun sequence genomic window:
- the LOC125975774 gene encoding uncharacterized protein — MVAVYVVLLLLVLNGGPVSGFKLQIGWSGRVSAGSSTTFTCSSNCLANCTYSWSLFNLTFNGSTLTWTPDGLHPSVTLQCTVQKNTGDISTTKTILEIKNPVSVQVSPPGAVPSLNRPVDLVCHINGLPPPTLSALPVVWYKDGQKVVWRDHMYLLHNTTIHFDSLLPSDAGFYMCETMLKQTQVFSLGYLLSDDAGWNVSISGPDKVFAGQMCLFTCLMKCTLNVDCTVRWPFEGGFPLGSYFSVHENQLWWIPTVPGTFQNFTCLVENVAAGRSAKAIKMVEVKGIPLSGSIQLTGLSTLIFGLALLSMTF, encoded by the exons ATGGTCGCTGTATACGTCGTTTTGCTGTTGCTGGTACTGAATG GTGGACCGGTATCAGGCTTCAAATTGCAAATTGGTTGGAGTGGTAGAGTGAGCGCCGGGTCCAGCACCACATTCACGTGTTCGTCCAACTGCTTGGCAAACTGCACCTACTCCTGGTCTCTGTTCAACCTCACGTTCAATGGGAGCACGCTCACCTGGACGCCGGATGGACTGCACCCGTCGGTGACACTGCAGTGCACCGTGCAAAAAAATACGGGAGATATCAGCACCACCAAGACCATTTTGGAAATTAAAA ATCCAGTGTCAGTGCAAGTCAGTCCACCCGGTGCTGTTCCGTCTCTGAACAGGCCCGTGGACCTCGTCTGCCACATTAATGGACTCCCACCTCCCACCCTCTCTGCGTTGCCGGTGGTCTGGTACAAAGATGGGCAGAAGGTGGTGTGGCGAGATCATATGTACCTGCTCCACAACACTACGATCCATTTCGACTCACTGCTGCCATCTGACGCTGGATTCTACATGTGTGAGACCATGCTGAAGCAGACTCAGGTTTTCAGTCTGGGCTACCTGCTAAGCG ATGATGCTGGGTGGAACGTCAGCATCAGCGGGCCCGACAAGGTGTTTGCGGGACAAATGTGCTTGTTCACCTGCTTGATGAAGTGCACCTTGAACGTGGACTGCACCGTGAGGTGGCCATTCGAGGGTGGTTTTCCCCTGGGAAGTTACTTTTCCGTGCATGAAAACCAGCTCTGGTGGATTCCCACTGTGCCGGGAacattccaaaatttcacctgCCTTGTGGAGAACGTCGCAGCGGGACGCTCAGCCAAGGCCATCAAGATGGTGGAAGTAAAAG GTATTCCtctctctggatccatacagctCACTGGATTGTCCACTTTGATTTTCGGCCTGGCTCTACTATCAATGACTTTCTAA